Proteins encoded together in one Miscanthus floridulus cultivar M001 chromosome 16, ASM1932011v1, whole genome shotgun sequence window:
- the LOC136510110 gene encoding phosphoglycerate mutase-like protein AT74H has product MSLDTASRHHHHPVAATGQAAEEEEEEEAPPPAAAAHDLGGSECRFCEMTRQHHPQCARRLPKRIILVRHGESQGNLDMSAYTTTPDYRIPLTALGAEQARAAGRRIHDVVASAGGNWKVYFYVSPYARTRATLREIGRAFPRDRVIGAREECRVREQDFGNFQVEERMRAVKETRQRFGRFFFRFPEGESAADVFDRVASFLESLWRDIDMGRLDQDPSCETNLVIVSHGLTSRVFLMKWFKWTVAQFERLNNFDNCEFRVMQLGPGGEYSLLVHHTKEELQQWGMSPEMIADQQWRASANRRSWAEECSSFIDTFFEEPNDSSETSSSDDEEPEDKENGKTKLLE; this is encoded by the exons ATGTCACTCGACACGGCAtcgcgccaccaccaccaccccgtCGCCGCAACAGGCCAAgcagcagaagaagaagaagaagaagaagcaccaccaccggcggcggcggcacacgACCTCGGCGGAAGCGAGTGCCGGTTCTGCGAGATGACGCGGCAGCACCACCCGCAGTGCGCGCGGCGGCTGCCGAAGCGCATCATCCTGGTGCGGCACGGCGAGAGCCAGGGGAACCTGGACATGTCGGCCTACACCACCACGCCCGACTACCGCATCCCGCTGACGGCGCTGGGCGCGGAGCAGGCGCGCGCCGCGGGGCGCCGCATCCACGACGTGGTGGCGTCGGCGGGAGGCAACTGGAAGGTCTACTTCTACGTGTCCCCCTACGCGCGCACCCGCGCCACGCTGCGCGAGATCGGCCGCGCCTTCCCGCGGGACCGCGTCATCGGCGCCCGCGAGGAATGCCGCGTCCGCGAGCAGGACTTCGGCAACTTCCAGGTCGAGGAGCGCATGCGCGCCGTAAAGGAGACTCGCCAGCGCTTCGGCCGCTTCTTCTTTCGGTTCCCCGAGGGCGAGTCCGCCGCCGACGTCTTCGACCGCGTCGCCA GCTTCCTGGAGTCGCTGTGGCGGGACATCGACATGGGGAGGCTGGACCAGGACCCCAGCTGCGAGACCAACCTGGTGATCGTCTCCCACGGCCTCACCTCGCGGGtgttcctcatgaagtggttcAAGTGGACGGTGGCGCAGTTCGAGCGCCTCAACAACTTCGACAACTGCGAGTTCAGGGTCATGCAGCTGGGCCCCGGCGGTGAGTACTCCCTCCTCGTGCAccacaccaaggaggagctccagCAGTGGGGCATGTCGCCCGAGATGATCGCCGACCAGCAGTGGCGCGCCTCCGCCAACCGCCGCAGCTGGGCCGAGGAGTGCTCCTCCTTCATCGACACCTTCTTCGAGGAGCCCAACGACTCGTCGGAGACCTCCTCCTCGGACGACGAAGAACCAGAGGACAAGGAGAATGGCAAGACCAAGCTGCTGGAGTAA